One window of the Lytechinus pictus isolate F3 Inbred chromosome 5, Lp3.0, whole genome shotgun sequence genome contains the following:
- the LOC129260384 gene encoding peptidyl-prolyl cis-trans isomerase B-like, with protein sequence MLWFTTVILLLVALLGNDVDAAKRFGKKKTKPWDDPDRDNENDLLVTKKAFFEMEIDDEPAGRIVIALFGDTCPVTVQNFAAIVRGNWRQDKRLSYNNTQVHRIVHDFVIQMGDVTEGDGTGGKSIYGNFFADENFYLRHWGPGWVAMANSGPDTNNSQFFILLTRARWLDGKHVVFGRVIEGMDIVDRMAEVETDDHGFPLEPIRIVDCGIIPVPTPYLIPSPDAEGAQQKKDKKKR encoded by the exons ATGCTTTGGTTCACCACCGTCATCCTCCTCCTCGTCGCTCTCTTGGGTAACGACGTCGACGCCGCTAAGCGTTTCGGCAAAAAGAAGACCAAACCCTGGGACGATCCCGACAGAGATAACGAGAATGATCTCTTAGTCACAAAGAAAGCTTTCTTTGAGATGGAAATAGACGACGAACCAGCTGGTCGTATCGTTATAGCTCTCTTCGGTGATACGTGTCCAGTAACTGTTCAAAATTTTGCTGCTATTGTCAGAGGAAACTGGAGACAAGAT AAACGGTTGAGTTATAACAACACACAGGTTCATCGTATCGTACATGATTTCGTCATCCAGATGGGTGACGTAACAGAAGGAGACGGAACTGGAG GTAAGAGCATTTATGGCAATTTCTTTGCTGATGAGAATTTCTACCTACGTCACTGGGGTCCCGGATGGGTTGCCATGGCAAACTCTGGTCCTGATACGAACAATTCTCAATTCTTCATCTTATTAACCAGAGCTAGATGGTTGGATGGTAAACACGTGGTCTTCGGCAGGGTTATTGAGGGAATG GACATTGTTGATAGAATGGCTGAAGTGGAGACGGATGATCATGGTTTTCCTCTTGAACCAATTCGAATCGTTGATTGTGGAATCATCCCTGTACCAACCCCATACCTTATACCAAGCCCAGACGCTGAGGGCGCCCAACAAAAGAAGGATAAAAAGAAGAGATAG